A genomic segment from Persephonella marina EX-H1 encodes:
- a CDS encoding ATP-binding protein: MACEKCMDTGWVETNGFVRKCICQRKVSKEVIKALNIPKRYEDVSLENFLLLSKEHKKALSIVKSYIELKAFQKGNGLMFVGPPGTGKTHLAVSIIKEIYTKYGIKGYFINTISMLFEVKKLYEERKSENSLLKEILEVPILVLDDLGNERLSEWSKDIIHYIISNRYNDMKPIIITSNSYINTQNDLPSLEERLSPSIISRIKSTCKLVKIKGTDIRSKGKEFLEKVKQLQKAKREAEEQ; the protein is encoded by the coding sequence ATGGCATGTGAAAAATGCATGGATACAGGTTGGGTTGAAACAAATGGTTTCGTTAGAAAATGTATATGTCAAAGAAAGGTTAGTAAAGAGGTCATAAAAGCCCTAAACATACCTAAAAGATATGAAGATGTATCTCTGGAAAACTTCTTACTTCTTTCAAAGGAACATAAAAAAGCTCTTTCTATTGTAAAAAGCTACATTGAATTAAAAGCATTCCAGAAAGGAAATGGACTAATGTTTGTAGGACCACCGGGAACAGGCAAAACACATTTAGCAGTTTCCATAATAAAAGAAATATACACAAAATACGGAATAAAAGGATATTTTATAAACACTATCTCAATGCTATTTGAAGTCAAAAAGCTCTATGAGGAAAGAAAATCAGAAAATAGCCTACTGAAAGAAATCTTAGAAGTTCCTATTCTGGTTTTAGATGACCTCGGAAATGAAAGATTATCAGAATGGTCAAAAGATATTATCCATTACATAATATCCAACAGATACAATGATATGAAACCTATAATAATCACATCAAACTCATATATAAATACTCAAAATGACCTTCCAAGTTTAGAAGAACGATTAAGTCCTTCAATAATATCAAGGATTAAAAGCACCTGTAAACTGGTTAAAATTAAAGGCACGGATATAAGAAGCAAAGGAAAGGAATTTTTAGAAAAAGTTAAACAGCTACAAAAGGCAAAGAGGGAGGCAGAGGAACAATGA
- a CDS encoding tyrosine-type recombinase/integrase — protein MIVLNENLKDKINSYLNKLKKSGLSDKSIETYKNLLNHFEIWAEDYGLLLDNLVLMETDIEKFIDYLKSKNLSPTTIKMVLNRTKELVEFAGGKWLADKRIYRKRSQTESAKPYSELELKQIFNHLKITNKVYYYLTLTLYGFGLRVSEAVQLLPDDIIEKENQIFVRVRPEISKFNKSREAPLILKGEYRDDFIDFIVKRKHPKLKDKTLFTYYNDVQKKIITLDRHNVKSYFHLLSKDLGINITAHRFRDTYISYMVAKGIKPITVSKWVGHKDVNTTLKYYTKLTTKDELEELQKI, from the coding sequence ATGATAGTGCTAAATGAAAACCTGAAAGATAAAATAAACTCCTACCTAAATAAACTCAAAAAATCAGGCTTATCAGATAAGAGCATAGAAACATATAAAAACTTACTTAATCACTTTGAAATATGGGCAGAAGACTATGGTTTACTATTAGACAACCTGGTCTTAATGGAAACAGACATTGAAAAGTTTATAGACTATCTGAAATCCAAAAATCTATCTCCTACCACAATAAAAATGGTATTAAACCGAACAAAAGAACTTGTAGAATTTGCAGGTGGAAAATGGCTTGCAGACAAGAGGATTTACAGAAAAAGAAGTCAAACCGAAAGTGCAAAGCCTTACTCGGAACTTGAGTTGAAGCAGATTTTTAATCATTTGAAAATTACAAATAAGGTTTACTATTACCTTACTTTAACCTTGTATGGTTTTGGTTTAAGGGTATCAGAAGCCGTGCAGTTATTACCTGATGATATTATTGAAAAGGAAAATCAGATATTTGTAAGAGTTAGACCAGAGATTTCAAAATTTAATAAATCAAGGGAAGCTCCACTCATACTGAAAGGCGAATATAGAGATGATTTCATAGATTTTATAGTCAAGAGAAAGCATCCTAAACTGAAAGATAAAACTTTATTTACTTACTATAATGATGTCCAGAAGAAAATAATTACATTAGATAGACACAATGTAAAGTCTTACTTTCATTTACTTTCCAAAGACCTCGGAATAAACATAACAGCTCACAGGTTCAGAGATACTTACATAAGCTATATGGTTGCCAAAGGCATTAAACCAATTACTGTATCAAAATGGGTAGGACACAAAGATGTAAACACCACTTTAAAATACTATACAAAGCTAACTACTAAAGATGAATTAGAGGAACTGCAAAAAATATAA
- a CDS encoding zeta toxin family protein, whose translation MEKTLFIVAGANGSGKTTFAKVFCKENNLEFLNTDEIAKHCKSNIEAGRKFLKAVKKKLNQNSSFVIETTLSGKYIKQLIKEAKQKGFKVKLIYIFLSNPEENVLRVEHRTAQGGHFVPEEDIKRRYYRSKKMFMEIKDLVHEWSLIFNGKDDFILVADDEKICIPELYEIFLEDIENG comes from the coding sequence ATGGAAAAAACACTATTCATAGTAGCTGGAGCTAACGGGAGTGGTAAAACCACTTTTGCTAAAGTTTTCTGCAAGGAAAATAACCTTGAATTTTTAAATACTGATGAAATAGCAAAACATTGCAAAAGCAATATAGAAGCTGGTAGGAAATTTTTAAAAGCTGTTAAGAAAAAATTAAATCAAAATAGTTCTTTCGTGATAGAAACTACACTTTCAGGAAAATACATAAAACAATTAATTAAAGAAGCAAAACAAAAAGGATTTAAGGTTAAGCTTATTTATATCTTTTTATCCAATCCTGAAGAAAATGTTTTAAGAGTGGAACATAGAACCGCCCAGGGTGGTCATTTTGTTCCAGAAGAAGATATTAAAAGAAGATATTACAGAAGCAAGAAAATGTTTATGGAAATAAAAGACTTAGTTCATGAATGGAGTTTAATATTTAATGGTAAAGACGATTTTATATTAGTTGCTGACGATGAAAAGATATGCATACCCGAGCTTTATGAAATTTTCTTGGAGGATATAGAAAATGGATAA
- a CDS encoding YkgJ family cysteine cluster protein — MKEKTFIDCQKGTANCCKDNFIELTLDEFERFYDKAPIGIGVKVYPHREEQYFFRYAGIYFYFSFGIIVNAGCIFLDGNKCSIYEDRPGMCQIFPVRGHDKKLKKFAADLDFCKECGQDCVNDIGEGFEFSYANRLSKPLEDKAKKVFRKLKKDKVILNKQVFKSLYDHLKGNYPKELMSILLEAVSAYRGKEDLWLSPIDPHIYFLIEDFLKKRNLDAERFYEAQLKFLTEMGTIKKL, encoded by the coding sequence ATGAAAGAGAAAACCTTTATTGACTGCCAGAAGGGAACTGCCAATTGCTGTAAAGATAACTTTATAGAACTGACCCTTGATGAATTTGAAAGGTTTTACGATAAAGCACCTATTGGGATTGGTGTCAAAGTTTACCCGCATAGGGAAGAGCAGTATTTTTTCAGGTATGCTGGGATATACTTTTATTTTTCTTTTGGAATAATAGTCAATGCAGGTTGTATTTTTTTAGATGGGAACAAGTGTTCTATTTATGAGGACAGACCGGGAATGTGCCAGATATTTCCAGTAAGGGGACACGATAAAAAACTGAAAAAATTTGCGGCGGATTTAGATTTTTGCAAGGAATGTGGACAAGATTGTGTTAACGATATAGGAGAAGGATTTGAGTTTTCCTATGCGAACAGATTAAGCAAACCACTGGAAGATAAGGCAAAGAAGGTTTTTAGGAAACTAAAAAAAGACAAAGTCATTCTAAACAAGCAGGTGTTTAAGTCCTTGTATGACCATTTAAAGGGAAACTATCCAAAAGAACTGATGTCTATTTTACTTGAAGCTGTAAGTGCATACAGAGGTAAAGAGGATTTATGGCTTTCCCCGATAGACCCACATATTTACTTTTTGATAGAGGACTTTTTGAAAAAAAGAAATCTGGATGCAGAAAGATTTTATGAGGCTCAATTGAAATTCCTAACAGAAATGGGAACTATAAAAAAGCTTTGA